The following proteins come from a genomic window of Aquimarina sp. MAR_2010_214:
- a CDS encoding tyrosine-type recombinase/integrase codes for MKKLKLQNDSYKILLSDFEQWLDILGYNDRTVYYTPIFMREFFHWLETHDIQQLDQITIDTVKAYYKYLGQRSNQRTGAGLSKAYLNKHQNALRKFREYLKKHGAKTFKIHLRLEKKESAIKDILTQSEIKQLFAVTSYSSKYQRTRLRDKAILVILYSCGLRRKEAVSLDIGDILFDAGRVFVRQGKNYKERYVPINKHNIRILEDYIYEARPMYTGSHATEALFINKYGNRMHGQDMGRRLQHLLTLVDDEILREKHITPHCLRHSIATHLLQQGMKIEDIQQFLGHSSLKSTQIYTHLLESL; via the coding sequence ATGAAAAAATTAAAGCTACAAAACGATAGCTACAAGATACTATTGTCTGATTTTGAACAATGGTTAGATATCTTAGGTTATAATGACAGGACAGTATATTATACCCCAATCTTTATGCGGGAGTTCTTCCACTGGTTAGAAACCCATGATATCCAACAGTTAGACCAGATCACTATCGATACCGTAAAAGCGTATTATAAATATTTAGGACAGCGCAGTAATCAACGTACTGGCGCAGGATTAAGCAAAGCCTATCTTAACAAACATCAAAATGCACTTAGAAAGTTTAGGGAATACCTAAAAAAGCATGGTGCAAAAACCTTTAAAATACATCTTCGACTAGAAAAGAAAGAAAGTGCCATAAAAGATATCCTTACTCAATCAGAGATCAAACAACTCTTTGCAGTGACCAGTTACAGCAGTAAGTATCAGCGTACCCGATTACGTGATAAAGCCATCCTTGTTATATTATACAGTTGCGGTTTACGTAGAAAAGAAGCCGTAAGTCTTGATATAGGTGACATCCTTTTTGATGCAGGGCGTGTGTTTGTCAGACAAGGAAAAAATTATAAAGAACGCTACGTACCGATCAATAAACACAACATACGAATCCTAGAAGATTATATCTATGAAGCACGACCCATGTATACTGGTAGTCATGCTACAGAAGCCCTATTTATCAATAAATACGGAAATCGTATGCACGGTCAGGATATGGGCAGAAGGTTACAACATTTACTAACCCTTGTAGATGATGAAATCTTAAGAGAGAAACATATTACTCCACATTGTTTACGGCATAGTATCGCAACACATTTATTACAACAAGGCATGAAGATCGAAGACATACAACAGTTTTTAGGGCATAGCTCTTTAAAATCTACACAGATATACACACACTTACTTGAATCATTATGA
- a CDS encoding tyrosine-type recombinase/integrase yields MKDYYTYLEELQHSERTIKTNLYNIDKFKQWCKTKRTKPEHLTYKQLLNYINHLKTTNKPETINRHIWAIKHYCTYLIEQGYRTDNIAEGLKVRGERKKVFHNLLTSDELEDLFYSYETDKIWKDNFYYKATAKRNKIVVGLLVYQGLLSNNFKALEVEHVDLRRGTIYISSTRRNAWRKLELKPWQIIELKEYIEEIRPILQDHIGTNDEKLFPLNTPQFNTILHPILKKLKTYNQKVTNNTHIRASVIVNWLGQYNIRKVQQMAGHRHISSTESYKQDNLESLHEAINQFHPLH; encoded by the coding sequence ATGAAAGATTATTACACATACTTAGAAGAACTACAACATAGTGAGCGAACCATCAAAACGAATCTTTACAATATTGATAAGTTCAAACAATGGTGCAAAACCAAACGTACCAAACCAGAGCATTTAACCTACAAACAATTACTCAACTACATCAATCACCTAAAAACTACCAACAAACCCGAAACCATCAATAGACATATCTGGGCAATCAAACATTATTGTACGTATCTGATAGAACAAGGGTATCGAACAGATAATATTGCAGAGGGTCTAAAGGTGAGAGGAGAGCGTAAAAAAGTGTTCCATAACTTGCTTACCAGTGATGAATTAGAAGATCTGTTTTACAGTTATGAAACTGATAAGATATGGAAGGATAATTTTTATTACAAAGCCACAGCAAAACGTAATAAGATAGTTGTAGGGTTATTAGTGTACCAGGGTTTATTGAGTAACAACTTTAAAGCTTTAGAAGTAGAACATGTAGACTTACGTAGGGGAACAATTTATATCTCAAGTACCCGACGCAATGCATGGCGAAAACTAGAGTTAAAACCTTGGCAAATTATAGAACTCAAGGAATACATAGAAGAAATACGTCCTATCCTACAAGATCATATAGGTACAAATGATGAAAAGCTGTTCCCTCTAAACACCCCACAGTTCAATACCATCTTACATCCAATCTTAAAAAAGCTAAAAACCTACAATCAAAAAGTCACTAACAATACTCATATCAGAGCAAGTGTTATTGTCAACTGGTTAGGGCAGTATAATATCAGAAAAGTACAGCAAATGGCAGGTCATAGACATATTAGTTCTACAGAATCCTACAAACAAGATAATCTGGAAAGCTTACACGAAGCTATCAACCAGTTCCACCCATTACATTAA
- a CDS encoding ORF6N domain-containing protein: MSKEITITEEAVISKIYIIRDQKVMLDRDLSELYDVTTGNLNKAVGRNIKRFPEDFMFELTKEEYENLKSQFGTSNWGGTRKMPKVFTEQGVAMLSGVLHSDRAIMVNIQIMRAYSKMREMLTDNLSVKLEIEEIKKKLLNHSKNIELVFDYLDELQEKKENPRPKIKIGYKK; encoded by the coding sequence ATGAGTAAGGAAATAACAATAACAGAAGAAGCCGTAATTAGTAAAATTTATATCATCAGAGATCAAAAAGTAATGTTAGATAGAGATTTATCAGAGCTTTACGATGTAACGACAGGTAATTTAAATAAAGCTGTAGGTAGGAATATAAAACGTTTTCCAGAAGATTTTATGTTTGAATTAACCAAAGAAGAATACGAAAACTTGAAGAGCCAGTTTGGCACCTCAAACTGGGGTGGAACTCGTAAAATGCCAAAAGTTTTTACAGAACAAGGAGTTGCAATGTTATCAGGAGTTTTACATAGTGATCGCGCAATTATGGTAAATATCCAAATAATGAGGGCATACTCTAAAATGAGAGAAATGCTAACCGATAATCTAAGTGTAAAACTAGAAATCGAAGAAATCAAAAAGAAGTTACTAAACCATAGTAAAAATATAGAACTGGTCTTTGACTATCTTGATGAACTACAAGAGAAAAAAGAAAACCCTAGACCTAAAATCAAAATCGGCTACAAAAAATAA
- a CDS encoding RHS repeat-associated core domain-containing protein, whose translation MYKNGVLEFFNHPEGYVEKEADGYKYVYQFKDHLGNIRLSYKDRDNDGKIDVVRNNIDIDGDNDNLHEIIQIQDYYPFGLEIEYGADHPNSLITGSNEHPYKFQGVELNEDLGLNLYEMDFRQYDPAIGRFTSTDPLAEERNWLTPYNFVQNNPILRIDPSGLLDDYGIDQQGNISLLQKTDDNTDTLYATTTNENGETVKDESKGSVTVGKESDGSSIVSDLANNMTTEQYDDYGITKERSVSIAVTDEKNKNDVFKVFKFAADNSNVEWSVGKINYQGLGTNYQIGTYHERHLSPGIRNSKIGSPLGLLHSHPNQLTNSERNESLGGDTSVSTNFLRRYGANKPYLIYFPSTQNTTRLLLPREDFLIGSTVRKRNNQKIKF comes from the coding sequence GTGTATAAGAATGGTGTATTAGAGTTCTTTAACCACCCAGAAGGTTATGTAGAGAAAGAAGCTGATGGATATAAATATGTCTATCAGTTTAAAGACCACTTAGGGAACATAAGACTATCCTACAAAGACCGCGACAATGATGGCAAAATTGATGTTGTGCGAAATAACATAGATATTGATGGAGATAATGACAACCTTCACGAAATTATCCAAATACAGGATTACTATCCTTTTGGATTAGAAATAGAATATGGTGCAGATCATCCTAATTCACTAATTACAGGAAGTAATGAACATCCATATAAATTTCAGGGAGTTGAGCTTAATGAAGATTTAGGACTTAACTTATATGAAATGGATTTTAGGCAATATGATCCCGCAATTGGTAGGTTTACTTCTACCGATCCACTAGCAGAAGAAAGAAATTGGTTAACGCCTTATAATTTTGTTCAAAATAATCCTATTTTAAGGATTGATCCAAGTGGATTGTTAGATGATTATGGAATTGATCAGCAAGGGAATATCTCTCTACTTCAAAAAACAGATGACAATACAGATACTCTTTATGCAACAACAACTAATGAAAACGGAGAAACGGTTAAAGATGAAAGTAAAGGCTCGGTTACAGTAGGTAAGGAATCAGATGGCAGTAGTATAGTTTCTGATCTGGCAAACAATATGACTACTGAACAATATGATGATTATGGGATAACTAAAGAAAGAAGCGTGAGTATTGCTGTTACAGATGAAAAGAATAAAAACGATGTTTTTAAAGTTTTTAAGTTTGCAGCAGATAACTCAAATGTAGAATGGAGTGTCGGTAAAATTAATTATCAAGGTTTAGGTACTAACTATCAAATAGGAACTTATCACGAGAGACATTTATCACCAGGAATTCGAAACTCAAAAATAGGGAGTCCTTTGGGATTACTTCATTCACATCCTAATCAATTAACAAATAGTGAGAGAAATGAAAGTTTAGGAGGAGACACATCTGTTTCTACAAACTTTCTAAGAAGATACGGTGCAAATAAACCTTATTTAATATACTTTCCTAGTACTCAAAATACCACTAGATTATTACTGCCAAGAGAGGATTTTCTCATTGGGTCAACAGTAAGAAAGAGAAATAATCAAAAAATAAAATTTTAA
- a CDS encoding helix-turn-helix domain-containing protein produces the protein MSFGDNLKRIRAEKDISQGDLAKMIDVHATHISRYERNLTSPTIDVAKKIADALEVSTDSLIYGSDEQIVNNKLNDEELLQLFHKVQLLNNEDITSVKAMLKAFVFQKDIQKQLT, from the coding sequence ATGTCATTTGGCGATAATTTAAAGAGAATACGTGCTGAGAAGGATATATCACAAGGTGATCTTGCTAAGATGATAGATGTACACGCTACACATATATCAAGATATGAGCGTAATTTAACATCACCAACCATCGATGTAGCTAAAAAGATTGCTGATGCTTTAGAAGTGTCTACAGATTCACTTATTTATGGTTCTGATGAGCAAATTGTAAATAATAAACTTAATGATGAGGAACTACTACAATTATTTCACAAAGTACAGTTATTAAATAATGAAGATATTACTAGTGTAAAAGCAATGCTTAAAGCTTTCGTATTTCAAAAAGATATACAAAAACAACTTACATAA
- a CDS encoding RHS repeat domain-containing protein: MQEKNYYPFGLEHKGYNDLIRGSDHQYDYLGKERQEDLEINWVSFRYRNGDPSTGRFFGIDPVSEEYFTISNYQFAHNNPVWKVELEGLEGASINVPDKINSEPVAKQGLEFKFTLGWGKTVGLDAEVLGVPISGMKDWGTSNTEISSLTGAEFSQTSGFNIESPIISYSKETKLIYSDPNKLTGSLKNTDNIKIEKGTKLEGKKETETKYGFMFGTGVETITENGQIVFNEDEEITVSTQRGGSTPGAFPGPFDLSFEKDKNSNSKKENNGEFTLLGATINTWVRIGFEVNYHTGESSNKNKRTTYVPVCFTEGTKIMLANGQTKKIENIKPKDLIKTYRGQ, from the coding sequence GTGCAAGAGAAGAACTACTATCCTTTTGGACTCGAACATAAAGGATATAACGATCTAATTAGAGGTAGTGATCATCAATATGATTATTTAGGTAAAGAACGCCAAGAGGATTTAGAAATAAATTGGGTGTCATTTAGATATAGAAATGGAGATCCATCTACAGGAAGATTTTTTGGTATTGATCCGGTTTCAGAAGAATATTTTACGATATCCAATTATCAGTTTGCTCATAATAACCCTGTTTGGAAAGTTGAATTAGAAGGGTTAGAAGGAGCATCTATCAACGTGCCAGATAAAATCAACAGTGAACCTGTAGCTAAACAAGGACTTGAGTTTAAATTTACTTTAGGATGGGGTAAAACAGTTGGTTTAGATGCTGAAGTATTAGGTGTTCCTATTTCTGGAATGAAAGATTGGGGAACTTCAAATACAGAAATTAGCTCATTAACAGGTGCAGAATTTAGTCAAACTTCAGGATTCAATATTGAATCTCCCATTATTTCATATTCGAAGGAAACAAAGTTGATTTATTCTGATCCTAATAAACTTACAGGATCTCTAAAAAATACAGATAATATTAAAATAGAAAAAGGAACTAAACTAGAAGGGAAAAAAGAAACAGAAACTAAATATGGGTTTATGTTTGGAACTGGAGTAGAAACCATTACAGAAAATGGCCAAATAGTATTTAATGAAGATGAAGAAATAACAGTAAGTACTCAAAGGGGAGGAAGTACACCTGGAGCGTTTCCTGGTCCATTTGATTTAAGTTTTGAAAAAGATAAAAATTCAAATTCAAAAAAAGAGAATAATGGAGAGTTTACTCTTTTGGGAGCGACAATTAATACTTGGGTAAGAATAGGATTTGAAGTAAATTATCACACAGGAGAAAGTTCTAACAAAAATAAAAGAACTACATATGTCCCTGTTTGCTTTACAGAAGGTACAAAAATAATGTTAGCAAATGGGCAAACCAAGAAGATAGAAAATATTAAACCTAAAGATTTAATAAAAACTTATAGAGGTCAGTAG
- a CDS encoding IS1595 family transposase yields the protein MNVFKGQNLLEFSDRFKTDEDCKEYLASMKSEMDYKCLRCNHTACQVRKDFSRQCNICGHIESATANTLFHKVKFGVRKAFFICFEMSTTTKSLSASYMGVRYGVTEKTARLFMLKVREAMGSGGNNPMDGDVHVDEFVLGGRDQGKTGRSYDGKKKKAVTAVQLTEDGKVKRMYAMKINDFSAQSLQYIFVNHISREANVTTDQWRGYRPISKAYNITQLPSNRGLNFKALHTMIHQVKSWIRTTYSWVSDENLNRYFNEFCFRINRSQSKATIFNNLITKMVQGDKIYHKELISN from the coding sequence ATGAATGTTTTTAAGGGTCAAAATCTTCTAGAGTTCTCTGATCGGTTCAAAACCGATGAAGATTGCAAGGAATACCTAGCTTCAATGAAGTCAGAAATGGATTATAAGTGTTTGAGATGTAATCATACAGCTTGCCAAGTTCGTAAGGATTTTTCGAGGCAATGTAACATATGTGGTCACATCGAATCGGCTACTGCTAATACACTTTTCCATAAGGTAAAGTTTGGAGTAAGAAAAGCATTTTTTATTTGCTTTGAGATGTCCACGACCACTAAAAGTTTATCTGCAAGCTATATGGGTGTGCGCTATGGCGTAACAGAAAAGACAGCCAGACTTTTTATGTTGAAAGTTAGGGAGGCTATGGGTTCAGGTGGGAATAATCCAATGGATGGTGATGTTCACGTTGACGAATTTGTTTTGGGTGGTAGAGATCAAGGCAAAACAGGCAGAAGCTATGACGGTAAGAAAAAGAAGGCTGTAACAGCGGTTCAGCTTACAGAAGACGGTAAAGTTAAGAGGATGTACGCTATGAAAATAAATGATTTTTCAGCGCAATCACTACAATACATATTTGTTAATCATATTAGCCGAGAGGCTAATGTCACAACTGACCAATGGAGAGGATATAGACCTATTTCAAAGGCATACAATATAACTCAACTACCCAGTAATAGGGGATTGAATTTTAAAGCACTTCATACGATGATACACCAAGTTAAATCTTGGATTAGGACAACCTATTCTTGGGTAAGTGATGAGAATCTCAATAGATATTTTAATGAGTTTTGTTTTAGGATAAACAGATCTCAAAGTAAAGCTACGATCTTCAATAACTTAATAACAAAAATGGTACAAGGAGATAAAATATATCACAAAGAATTAATAAGTAACTAA
- a CDS encoding tetratricopeptide repeat protein, whose protein sequence is MHIKSFFISLLFLFSSSFLFAQDMQEGFDYLETGKYDKAKSFFDTILKQYPDNKTARLCYGRSVGLLGDSQESVSIFTALKKEYPNDFEIKLNYAESLLWNKQFTEAETFYEKLIEEDSTSFPAVLGYANTLSNLKKYENALKLVNNALQLQKGNPNALLSRKYIRLGYANTIAQDKKYNEAIELLDQNLIDFPNDKDTQLNKANLYLMTDDLDNAEKTYTALAVHSKDSIVSLNGLALVAHKRHKEKKALTIADMAMHKVERFKEDKELYLSTRERYIQALLWNRKFTAGKENIGQLQQLYPDHPRVLALQATYGMYTSNFKTSLQKYNAILGKDQGSFDGNLGIANAYRAVGEDMKSYAYAFKTLTYYPKQQDAEKLIKTLKKSHTPFIEEKTAFTFDNGDNEAVNITVKTEIPLSAKFKSEIQYDYRTTKNTVTKNEASSHDFWLGGVYKYNGRVSLQSKIGITNANGFTTEYTELVAEAILKTKPFRLQNLDVGYKRELQNFNADLLNREIVMNNYFLNYNLGTNFNLGWYTQYIYTSQTDDNSRNLLFTSLYYTVLQRPILKVGVNYQYLSFKDQVPTIYFSPARFNLGELFAEVVSDPQKKWFYNASAALGRQFVEDDPSSSTFRAEGKFGYRFSERFKADVYGKYSNIASATAAGFEYVEFGFRLKWYFLRKPIFDKKIMQLQTNVSN, encoded by the coding sequence ATGCACATAAAGTCATTTTTTATTAGCCTTTTATTTTTGTTCTCATCTTCATTTTTATTTGCACAGGATATGCAAGAAGGGTTCGATTATTTAGAAACCGGGAAATATGATAAGGCAAAGTCTTTTTTTGATACGATTCTAAAACAATATCCTGATAACAAAACGGCACGTCTGTGTTATGGAAGATCGGTGGGATTGCTTGGAGATTCACAAGAATCAGTATCAATTTTTACGGCGCTAAAAAAAGAATATCCAAATGATTTTGAAATTAAACTAAATTATGCCGAGTCACTACTCTGGAATAAGCAATTTACCGAAGCCGAAACGTTTTATGAAAAATTGATTGAAGAAGATAGCACAAGCTTTCCTGCAGTACTGGGATATGCAAATACACTTTCTAATCTCAAAAAATATGAGAATGCACTGAAGTTAGTTAACAATGCATTACAACTACAAAAAGGAAACCCCAATGCTCTATTATCTCGCAAATATATTCGTTTGGGGTATGCCAATACCATAGCACAAGACAAAAAATATAATGAAGCAATTGAACTATTAGATCAAAACCTGATTGATTTTCCTAATGATAAGGATACTCAACTAAATAAGGCGAATCTGTATCTAATGACAGATGATCTTGATAATGCAGAAAAGACATATACCGCTTTGGCAGTACACTCTAAGGATAGTATTGTATCGTTAAATGGCTTGGCTTTGGTAGCTCATAAAAGACATAAAGAGAAAAAAGCATTAACTATTGCTGATATGGCAATGCACAAAGTAGAAAGATTTAAAGAAGATAAAGAGCTCTATCTATCTACACGAGAACGATATATACAAGCATTGTTATGGAACAGGAAATTTACTGCAGGAAAAGAAAATATAGGTCAACTACAGCAATTATATCCAGATCATCCAAGGGTACTGGCTTTACAGGCTACTTATGGTATGTATACCAGTAATTTTAAAACCAGTCTTCAAAAATACAATGCGATTTTAGGCAAAGATCAAGGGTCTTTTGATGGTAATTTAGGAATAGCAAATGCATATAGAGCAGTAGGAGAGGATATGAAATCCTATGCATATGCTTTTAAAACGTTAACATATTACCCAAAGCAACAGGATGCCGAGAAACTAATAAAGACGTTAAAAAAATCACATACGCCTTTTATAGAAGAAAAAACAGCATTCACTTTTGATAATGGAGATAATGAAGCAGTAAATATTACGGTAAAGACCGAGATTCCATTATCTGCCAAATTCAAATCAGAGATTCAATATGATTATAGGACTACCAAAAATACGGTAACCAAAAATGAAGCTAGCTCTCATGATTTTTGGTTAGGGGGAGTGTATAAGTATAATGGTAGAGTTTCTTTACAATCCAAAATAGGGATTACTAATGCCAATGGATTTACAACCGAATATACAGAATTGGTTGCCGAGGCGATATTAAAAACAAAGCCTTTTAGGCTTCAAAACTTAGATGTTGGATATAAAAGAGAGCTACAAAACTTTAATGCAGATTTATTGAACCGAGAGATTGTAATGAATAATTATTTTTTGAATTATAATCTTGGTACCAATTTTAATTTGGGATGGTATACCCAGTATATTTACACTTCTCAAACCGATGATAATAGCAGAAATCTACTTTTTACATCTTTGTATTATACAGTACTACAAAGACCGATCTTAAAAGTGGGTGTTAATTATCAATATCTTTCTTTTAAGGATCAGGTACCTACCATCTATTTTAGTCCTGCACGATTTAATTTGGGAGAGTTATTTGCAGAAGTGGTTAGCGATCCGCAGAAAAAATGGTTTTATAATGCAAGTGCAGCTTTGGGTCGACAATTTGTAGAAGATGACCCGAGTTCATCTACGTTTAGAGCAGAAGGAAAATTTGGATACCGTTTTTCAGAACGTTTTAAAGCAGATGTTTATGGTAAGTATAGCAATATTGCTTCGGCTACAGCAGCAGGTTTTGAGTATGTAGAATTTGGTTTTAGGCTAAAATGGTATTTCTTACGTAAACCGATTTTTGATAAAAAGATTATGCAATTACAGACCAATGTGTCAAATTAA
- a CDS encoding glycosyltransferase, with amino-acid sequence MTKTTGIIIPCYNEYNRLDQKKFCDFLSKNSNYHLCFVNDGSSDDTLKMLCELKEFDTQRISVLDLEHNQGKATAVQTGANYLADIDIIENIAFLDADLSTSLEEMDNLVKKLNSDPKLTMVFGSRKAAESNNIDRNIIRKILSNFVGFFIRFILQLPIKDTQCGAKVFKKSIIENVYSQRFISRWLFDIEIFLRLKKHIGLKDLLNCISEEPLDSWIEVEGSKITLKDSFLIPINLLMIWLSYFRIKTHSKSASDIFNLKTDYYMVR; translated from the coding sequence ATGACGAAAACTACCGGAATTATCATCCCATGCTATAATGAATATAATAGACTGGATCAGAAAAAGTTTTGCGATTTCTTAAGTAAAAATTCAAATTATCATCTATGTTTTGTAAATGATGGCAGTTCTGACGACACTTTAAAAATGTTATGTGAACTGAAAGAATTTGACACACAAAGGATATCGGTTCTTGATCTAGAACATAATCAAGGTAAAGCTACTGCAGTGCAAACAGGCGCTAATTATTTGGCAGATATAGATATTATCGAAAACATAGCTTTTCTTGATGCTGATCTTTCTACATCATTAGAAGAAATGGACAATCTCGTAAAGAAACTAAATAGCGACCCAAAGCTAACCATGGTTTTTGGTTCTAGAAAAGCAGCAGAATCAAACAACATTGACAGAAATATAATTAGAAAAATCTTATCTAATTTTGTTGGTTTCTTTATCCGATTTATTCTTCAGCTTCCTATCAAAGATACCCAGTGCGGAGCAAAAGTATTCAAGAAAAGTATTATTGAAAATGTATATAGTCAGCGATTTATTAGCCGATGGTTATTTGATATTGAAATCTTCCTTAGGTTGAAAAAGCATATAGGATTAAAAGATCTATTAAACTGTATTAGTGAAGAACCGCTAGATAGCTGGATTGAAGTAGAAGGCTCTAAAATAACATTAAAAGATTCTTTTCTTATTCCAATCAATCTATTGATGATCTGGCTTAGCTACTTCAGAATTAAAACACACAGTAAAAGTGCTTCAGACATTTTCAACCTTAAAACAGATTACTACATGGTAAGATAA